A DNA window from Streptomyces sp. B21-083 contains the following coding sequences:
- a CDS encoding carbohydrate ABC transporter permease: MTHSTPTVSPAVPKTRGGGASPTATSRRARVLIYAVLAVALAATLMPFAWMLLSSFKTQGELVRDPSGWLPQSPTLSNFTTWLGDLHIGDYFLNSLIVAVFTVLGNLLFCSMIGYALAKLEFPGKRLLFALVMITLMVPGVVTFVPMFVMVAKLQMVNTYPALILPFLATPLGVFLMRQFMLGIPDSLLEAARIDGAGQIRTFTRIVLPLCGPPLATLAILTFLGSWNNFLWPLVAAQTEDKYTLPVALALYSQGQNSTHYGLLLAGSVLVIAPIVALFMALQRYFVQGIATVGIK, encoded by the coding sequence ATGACCCACTCGACACCCACCGTCTCCCCGGCCGTACCGAAGACGCGCGGCGGTGGCGCATCGCCCACCGCCACCTCGCGGCGCGCACGCGTCCTGATCTACGCCGTCCTGGCCGTCGCCCTCGCCGCGACGCTCATGCCGTTCGCCTGGATGCTGCTGTCGTCCTTCAAGACCCAGGGCGAGCTGGTGCGCGACCCCAGCGGCTGGCTCCCGCAGTCGCCGACCCTGAGCAACTTCACGACCTGGCTCGGCGACCTGCACATCGGCGACTACTTCCTCAACAGCCTGATCGTCGCCGTCTTCACCGTGCTGGGCAACCTGCTCTTCTGCTCCATGATCGGCTACGCACTGGCCAAGCTGGAATTCCCCGGCAAGCGCCTGCTGTTCGCCCTGGTCATGATCACGCTCATGGTGCCCGGCGTGGTGACCTTCGTGCCGATGTTCGTGATGGTGGCCAAGCTGCAGATGGTCAACACCTACCCGGCCCTGATCCTGCCGTTCCTGGCCACGCCGCTCGGGGTGTTCCTCATGCGGCAGTTCATGCTCGGCATCCCCGACTCGCTGCTGGAGGCGGCCAGGATCGACGGCGCCGGGCAGATCCGGACCTTCACCAGGATCGTGTTGCCGTTGTGCGGGCCGCCGCTGGCCACCCTGGCGATCCTGACGTTCCTCGGCTCGTGGAACAACTTCCTGTGGCCGCTGGTGGCCGCCCAGACCGAGGACAAGTACACCCTCCCGGTCGCCCTGGCGCTGTACTCGCAGGGCCAGAACTCCACCCACTACGGCCTCCTGCTGGCCGGTTCGGTCCTGGTCATCGCACCCATCGTCGCTCTGTTCATGGCACTGCAGCGCTACTTCGTCCAAGGCATCGCCACCGTCGGCATCAAGTGA